Proteins from a genomic interval of Nocardia sp. BMG51109:
- a CDS encoding GMC family oxidoreductase, with product MKRARMVKGSVGPDPADYVVVGSGSAGAIVARRLAETGASVTLIESGRQLRGPLVTIPGMCGAIHAVTLLQRRVTWPAYTIAQRHMNGRKLPQSHGRALGGGSVINGMAFVRGNRQNYDDWAADGAGGWGFSDVLPSFRRLESFEDGPSDLRGGDGPITVERATGLAPVTESFMAALSATTGVEPNDDYNGKQQTGVAALQQSTGAGRRMGTDRGYLRGAPPNLQVVSGVTATRVVVENGRAVGVELAAGRNRRPIEIARAGHEVVVSAGSLGSPRLLMLSGIGHAAHLREHGIQVIADLPVGDNLHDHLFVPISFLAPGGRSASPVNFARAMARECARPRSTYLSHTLFEAIAFVDSGVQDRTDLPDLQMFILPMSYPENQDEPGLHLAADPSPSLTLLPTMIYPESRGTVRLASTDPFTAPLIDPNYLAEPRDLATLVAGMELVRETVAHGAVAREVGREVLPGVGRTGADLADFARRNASGVYHPVGTCRMGTDERAVVDPELRVHGVDGLRVADASIMPRIVGGNTNAAAMMIGERAAELIIGR from the coding sequence ATGAAGCGGGCACGGATGGTCAAGGGTTCCGTCGGCCCGGACCCGGCAGACTACGTTGTCGTGGGATCGGGGAGCGCGGGGGCGATCGTTGCGCGGCGCCTGGCCGAGACCGGTGCGTCCGTCACCCTGATCGAGTCGGGTCGACAGCTTCGCGGACCACTCGTCACGATTCCCGGAATGTGCGGAGCGATCCACGCGGTGACCCTGCTGCAACGTCGCGTCACCTGGCCCGCGTACACGATTGCTCAACGTCACATGAACGGCCGCAAGCTCCCCCAGTCCCATGGCCGGGCACTCGGCGGTGGCAGCGTCATCAACGGGATGGCGTTCGTGCGCGGAAACCGGCAGAACTACGACGACTGGGCAGCCGACGGCGCCGGGGGCTGGGGGTTCTCCGACGTCCTCCCGTCTTTCCGACGGCTGGAGAGCTTCGAGGACGGCCCGAGTGACCTGCGCGGCGGGGACGGACCGATCACAGTGGAACGGGCCACGGGTCTGGCTCCCGTCACCGAAAGCTTCATGGCCGCGTTGTCGGCGACCACCGGCGTCGAGCCGAACGACGACTACAACGGGAAACAGCAGACCGGTGTAGCAGCACTGCAGCAGAGCACCGGCGCGGGCCGGCGGATGGGCACCGATCGCGGGTATCTGCGGGGCGCCCCGCCCAATCTCCAGGTGGTGAGCGGTGTGACCGCGACCCGGGTGGTCGTGGAGAACGGCCGCGCCGTCGGAGTGGAGTTGGCGGCGGGGCGGAACCGGCGTCCGATCGAGATCGCTCGGGCCGGCCACGAGGTGGTGGTCAGTGCCGGATCGCTGGGTTCACCGCGGCTGTTGATGCTGTCCGGTATCGGCCACGCGGCGCACCTGCGCGAACACGGGATCCAGGTGATCGCCGACCTGCCGGTGGGCGACAACCTGCACGATCATCTGTTCGTCCCGATATCCTTCCTCGCACCCGGCGGGCGCAGCGCGTCGCCGGTGAATTTTGCCCGGGCGATGGCTCGTGAATGCGCGCGCCCGCGGTCGACGTATCTGTCGCACACGCTGTTCGAGGCCATCGCCTTCGTGGACAGCGGAGTGCAGGACCGCACCGACCTTCCCGACCTGCAGATGTTCATCCTCCCCATGAGTTATCCGGAGAACCAGGACGAGCCGGGACTCCATTTGGCCGCCGACCCGTCACCGTCACTGACGCTCCTGCCCACGATGATCTACCCCGAGAGCCGCGGGACGGTGCGGCTGGCGTCGACCGATCCGTTCACTGCCCCGCTGATCGACCCGAACTACTTGGCCGAACCGCGAGACTTGGCGACACTTGTCGCCGGGATGGAACTGGTCCGGGAGACGGTAGCGCACGGCGCGGTAGCCCGAGAGGTAGGTCGTGAGGTGCTGCCCGGGGTGGGCCGGACCGGTGCGGATCTGGCGGATTTCGCGCGCCGCAACGCCTCTGGCGTATACCACCCGGTCGGAACCTGTCGGATGGGTACCGACGAACGTGCGGTGGTCGACCCCGAACTGCGAGTACATGGCGTGGACGGACTTCGCGTGGCCGACGCCTCGATCATGCCACGCATCGTCGGCGGCAATACGAACGCTGCGGCAATGATGATCGGCGAGCGGGCAGCCGAGCTGATCATCGGCCGCTGA
- a CDS encoding nitric oxide reductase activation protein NorD: MKHPCRDPNGLDRFRLLAGVLVGRSVEVAQAPAGTAAHTDGRVIFVRAGRSDAEQRRELLVQAALLGAGSLDPRVVKALRGRPSLARHYLALEGRRVLTELADRVPLAAELSFDTGVDTATADESLAMARRRRPVIDPPEWFGVIRPSRLLAPGARPTDRESRPEFDPLHVSVADDDGDAEQSGEGKSAKLFENPLFRSRTLRDLFRKQPGSARASGDGPIGAETPMRAVRRARRAGKQVGSLPTRISFIDGGKPGAVGGAGGTLYPEWDVHHDRYRPEWCRVIDSPCPANDDITDTGVPPDDVLRRRLARVGLGPRALRGRSAGDELDLEALIDLFVDLRSGYSPSENVYREHRKVARDLGVLILLDASGSATDADPDGRTVHGHQRRAAATLAVTLEELGDRVAVYAFRSHGRHAVHLHAITTFGQRFSAVGRTRLNQLRPSGYTRLGAGIRGAGEILKTRAGTQNRLLLLLSDGLPYDSGYEGHYAEADARKALEELRGDGVGCLCLSLGADTDSTALNRVFGSAGHADATTLAELSPHMDDLFLSCLRELGAPKPVRG, translated from the coding sequence ATGAAGCATCCCTGCCGTGACCCGAATGGCCTGGACCGGTTCCGGTTGCTCGCCGGCGTCCTCGTCGGCCGGTCGGTCGAGGTGGCGCAGGCACCGGCCGGAACGGCCGCACACACCGACGGCCGAGTCATCTTCGTCAGGGCCGGCCGATCCGACGCCGAACAGCGCAGAGAGCTGCTGGTGCAGGCCGCGCTGCTCGGTGCGGGAAGCCTGGATCCGCGTGTGGTGAAGGCGTTGCGGGGACGTCCGTCGCTTGCGCGCCACTACCTGGCCCTCGAAGGTCGGCGGGTGCTGACCGAACTCGCCGACCGGGTCCCCCTCGCCGCCGAACTGAGCTTCGACACGGGAGTGGATACCGCGACCGCGGACGAATCGCTTGCCATGGCGCGAAGGCGCCGGCCGGTCATCGACCCGCCGGAATGGTTCGGTGTCATCAGACCCTCCCGCCTGCTCGCGCCGGGCGCGCGGCCCACTGACAGGGAATCGCGTCCGGAATTCGATCCGCTCCACGTGTCCGTGGCCGACGACGACGGCGATGCCGAGCAGTCCGGGGAGGGCAAGAGCGCGAAACTGTTCGAGAATCCGCTGTTCCGGTCGCGGACCCTGAGGGACCTCTTCCGCAAGCAGCCCGGCAGCGCGCGGGCGTCCGGGGACGGGCCCATCGGCGCCGAGACGCCGATGCGTGCGGTGCGTCGCGCGCGCAGAGCCGGGAAACAAGTGGGGTCGCTACCCACGCGGATCAGTTTCATCGACGGCGGCAAGCCCGGTGCCGTCGGCGGGGCGGGCGGCACCCTCTACCCGGAATGGGATGTCCACCATGACCGGTACCGTCCCGAATGGTGCCGGGTGATCGACTCGCCGTGCCCGGCCAACGACGACATCACCGACACCGGGGTCCCGCCCGACGACGTGTTGCGCCGACGCTTGGCCCGGGTCGGCTTGGGCCCAAGAGCCCTACGTGGCCGTTCCGCGGGCGACGAGCTCGACCTCGAGGCCCTCATCGACCTGTTCGTCGACCTGCGCTCGGGTTACTCGCCATCCGAAAACGTCTACCGCGAACATCGCAAGGTGGCGCGCGATCTCGGTGTCCTCATCCTGCTGGATGCTTCCGGCTCGGCCACCGACGCCGACCCCGACGGCCGCACCGTCCACGGCCACCAGCGCCGCGCGGCCGCCACACTCGCCGTCACCCTCGAAGAACTCGGTGATCGCGTCGCCGTATACGCCTTCCGGTCGCACGGCCGCCACGCGGTCCATCTCCACGCGATCACAACATTCGGACAACGTTTCAGCGCAGTCGGACGAACGCGGCTCAATCAGCTCCGCCCCTCCGGCTACACGCGTCTCGGCGCCGGCATCCGCGGCGCGGGTGAAATCCTCAAAACCCGTGCAGGAACACAGAACAGGCTGCTACTCCTGCTGTCCGACGGGCTCCCCTACGACAGCGGCTACGAAGGCCACTACGCCGAGGCCGACGCCCGCAAGGCTCTCGAAGAACTCCGCGGAGACGGCGTCGGATGCCTGTGCCTGTCACTCGGCGCCGACACCGACTCCACAGCCCTCAACCGCGTCTTCGGCTCCGCCGGCCACGCCGATGCCACCACTCTCGCCGAGCTGAGCCCGCACATGGATGACCTGTTCCTGTCGTGTCTGCGGGAACTCGGTGCGCCGAAACCGGTGCGCGGATGA
- a CDS encoding MarR family winged helix-turn-helix transcriptional regulator: MQYRSFVTDTIGAADDGDIVEFLGAVTDVRRMISNLTLPVARKRGISERALGIIVLVYAGLDRPGLLIEYLNVLPSTVSSDVNKLVDAGLLRRKLSPADRRVSRLEVTRKGIAAQQESLRQLHAAFRARSAGVSLDELHACIATLRKLGGEPQPSVPNPLREAGTTD, from the coding sequence ATGCAGTATCGTAGCTTCGTGACCGATACCATTGGCGCTGCCGACGACGGGGATATTGTCGAGTTCCTCGGCGCCGTGACGGACGTCCGGCGGATGATTTCGAACCTGACGCTGCCGGTGGCGCGTAAACGCGGGATCTCCGAACGCGCCCTGGGCATCATCGTCCTTGTCTACGCAGGTCTCGACCGTCCGGGGCTGTTGATCGAATATCTCAACGTGCTGCCGAGTACGGTCTCTTCGGATGTCAACAAACTCGTCGATGCGGGGCTGCTGCGGCGGAAGTTGTCGCCTGCCGACCGCCGGGTCAGCAGGCTGGAGGTGACCCGCAAAGGCATTGCCGCACAACAGGAATCGCTACGTCAGCTGCACGCGGCTTTCCGCGCCAGGTCCGCCGGCGTGTCGCTCGACGAGCTCCACGCCTGCATCGCGACACTCCGGAAACTCGGCGGTGAACCGCAGCCGTCCGTTCCGAATCCGTTGCGCGAGGCAGGAACGACCGACTGA
- a CDS encoding spirocyclase AveC family protein — protein MKSKPVRDPANVDYNAATPRVARSWKTLAGCAAAAVAAIVVLATSEKNGPASPDNRNPNGVDAPPPVEPLMSGIDWVTVGQVAAVVLFVAVVGASVLVWRRRPGHPVILMVIASSTLLWLDPYNNWAIGLVYNPRLWHFPREWPWLNISPIIEPLTSFVYAPYILLPYFVTMPILRAVQRRREPDAFVWRHPLISLAVLTFVCGVIWDAAQEILLVRTQFLTYTHVIEFGTIDAGKNSQFPMLMASVLITIVMIPASLLLYRDDTGRSQAEKIARRFGLHVRHPKLATFLVMAIALNVAMFSFSTAFWAVRATGAASTVACPWPYPTAKTWDPRGYYESQGAPGPFTAGAASTWQIGQPDGRPSHIDRESQRCDPAS, from the coding sequence ATGAAGTCCAAACCAGTTCGAGATCCGGCGAACGTCGACTACAACGCCGCAACACCCCGCGTCGCTCGGTCGTGGAAGACCCTCGCGGGCTGCGCTGCCGCCGCGGTCGCGGCCATCGTCGTTCTGGCGACCTCGGAGAAGAACGGACCGGCGTCGCCGGACAACCGCAATCCGAACGGGGTGGACGCACCACCGCCGGTCGAGCCGCTGATGTCCGGGATCGATTGGGTCACAGTGGGACAGGTCGCGGCGGTTGTCCTGTTCGTCGCCGTCGTCGGCGCCTCGGTCCTGGTCTGGCGGCGCCGGCCGGGGCATCCGGTGATACTGATGGTGATCGCCTCCAGCACGTTGCTCTGGCTCGACCCCTACAACAATTGGGCGATCGGCTTGGTGTACAACCCACGACTCTGGCATTTCCCCCGAGAGTGGCCGTGGCTCAACATATCTCCGATCATCGAGCCGCTGACCTCGTTCGTCTACGCGCCCTACATCCTGCTCCCGTACTTCGTGACGATGCCGATCCTGCGCGCCGTTCAGCGGCGCCGTGAGCCGGACGCGTTCGTCTGGCGCCACCCGTTGATCTCCCTGGCGGTGCTGACGTTCGTCTGTGGTGTGATCTGGGACGCCGCCCAGGAGATCCTCCTCGTGCGCACCCAGTTCCTGACCTACACGCATGTCATCGAGTTCGGCACGATCGATGCGGGAAAGAACAGCCAATTCCCGATGCTGATGGCGAGCGTGCTGATCACGATCGTGATGATTCCGGCATCACTCCTGCTCTATCGAGACGACACCGGGCGATCGCAGGCGGAGAAGATCGCCCGGCGGTTCGGCCTCCATGTCCGTCATCCCAAGCTGGCCACCTTCCTGGTGATGGCGATAGCCCTGAACGTCGCCATGTTCAGTTTCAGCACGGCGTTCTGGGCGGTGCGCGCGACCGGCGCGGCATCCACCGTCGCCTGCCCGTGGCCGTACCCGACAGCGAAGACCTGGGACCCACGCGGGTACTACGAATCCCAAGGCGCCCCGGGACCGTTCACCGCCGGGGCCGCGAGCACATGGCAGATCGGACAGCCCGATGGCCGCCCCTCCCACATCGACCGGGAGTCCCAGCGCTGCGACCCCGCTTCCTGA
- a CDS encoding DUF1707 and DUF4190 domain-containing protein — MEPQWAGRHFLVGDADRERAVEGLKESFQAGRITPEELSDRMGLALSSRTAADLDRAMAGLPWTRPSHPNLPSYYQPPGRRQRGMGIAAFVLGILGFLCGITAVPAIVLGVTALATGTERDDKGFAVAGIAVGVVWVALFGWYLLS; from the coding sequence ATGGAACCACAGTGGGCCGGTAGGCATTTTCTTGTGGGGGATGCCGATCGGGAGCGAGCGGTCGAGGGGCTCAAGGAGAGTTTTCAGGCGGGGCGGATCACGCCGGAGGAGTTGTCGGATCGGATGGGGCTTGCGTTGAGTTCGCGCACGGCCGCCGATCTGGATCGCGCGATGGCCGGGTTGCCGTGGACCAGGCCCTCGCATCCCAACCTGCCGAGCTACTACCAACCGCCGGGGCGCCGACAGCGCGGGATGGGTATTGCCGCATTCGTACTCGGGATACTCGGCTTCCTGTGCGGGATAACGGCGGTTCCCGCGATCGTTCTCGGAGTAACCGCATTGGCCACCGGCACCGAGCGCGACGACAAGGGCTTCGCCGTCGCCGGCATAGCCGTCGGAGTGGTGTGGGTGGCGCTCTTCGGCTGGTACCTCCTCAGCTGA
- a CDS encoding TauD/TfdA family dioxygenase, which yields MTTTEAHKVSSESTILVQPLAGYTGAEISGVDLAQELSDRTVAEIRQALLTWKVVFFRDQSIGHAEQVAFARRFGKVTPAHPYEDKPPEGFPEIFPIDSRRYAEQYGRKRTSYDSSWHTDVTALINPPAFSLLRAHILPPYGGDTAWTNLVAAYENLPASVREFVDGLDAEHTFEQRAARGGSRAESVERKPLRTFHPVVRVHPETGERALYVSPGFTRALKNIRGLGPRLSSHILDALWEEATRTEYTVRFRWQPGSVAFWDNRATAHLAIPDAGHLGHDRVLYRVTIEGDVPKGVDGRASESVEGDPFYGS from the coding sequence ATGACAACCACTGAGGCGCACAAGGTTTCGTCCGAATCCACGATCCTGGTCCAGCCGCTGGCCGGGTACACCGGGGCGGAGATCTCGGGTGTCGATCTGGCGCAGGAACTGTCCGACCGTACCGTGGCGGAGATCCGGCAGGCGCTGCTGACCTGGAAGGTGGTCTTCTTCCGCGACCAGTCGATCGGGCATGCCGAGCAGGTCGCCTTCGCGCGCCGATTCGGCAAGGTCACCCCGGCGCACCCGTACGAGGACAAGCCGCCGGAGGGATTCCCGGAGATCTTCCCGATCGACAGCCGCCGCTACGCCGAGCAGTACGGCCGCAAGCGCACCTCCTACGACAGCAGCTGGCACACCGATGTCACCGCGTTGATCAACCCGCCGGCGTTCTCCCTCCTGCGGGCGCACATCCTGCCGCCGTATGGTGGCGACACCGCGTGGACGAATCTGGTTGCGGCGTATGAGAATCTGCCCGCCTCGGTCCGGGAGTTCGTGGACGGGCTGGACGCCGAGCACACCTTCGAACAGCGTGCCGCGCGGGGCGGTTCGCGTGCGGAGAGCGTGGAACGCAAGCCGCTGCGCACCTTCCACCCGGTGGTGCGGGTGCACCCCGAAACGGGGGAGCGGGCGCTGTACGTGAGCCCGGGATTCACTCGCGCGCTGAAGAATATCCGCGGTCTCGGCCCCCGGCTCAGCTCGCATATCCTCGACGCACTGTGGGAAGAGGCGACGCGGACCGAGTACACCGTCCGGTTCCGGTGGCAGCCCGGCAGCGTCGCGTTCTGGGACAACCGCGCCACCGCACATCTGGCCATCCCGGATGCCGGGCATCTCGGCCACGATCGGGTGCTCTACCGGGTCACCATCGAGGGCGACGTGCCGAAGGGCGTGGACGGTCGAGCCTCGGAGTCCGTCGAGGGCGACCCCTTCTACGGCAGCTGA
- a CDS encoding acyl-CoA dehydrogenase family protein yields MTVTDITDADIETRPVPRPGSAELAAFVATVAADAERRRAAGGTEPPDAALAEVRRLRLGAVRVPAELGGGGWSVPELFDLLIDLAAADPDVPHILRIHFGFAEELLTRPRTEKKQRWLPYVLDGKLFGGALTELNNRPVGNYSYDSTLEPRTDGGYVLNGRKFYSTGSRFSDYIRVSANLRDGALLTAIVPADRQGVEHVDDWDGIGQRHTGSGTTVLTNVVVAEEETLPWRGTDLPVEPRQAFPQLYLHAIAAGILRSVASDAAALLRNRARNFVFGNTEEPRHDPQLLEVVGSLSATAFATESVVRAAAQAQSRSYEAARATGFDADLEHEAALLAAQAKVAIEESALRAAGRIFDVGGASATRASVQLDRHWRNLRTLFSHNPTVYKARALGDLLVNDTPLPKAGHF; encoded by the coding sequence ATGACAGTCACCGATATCACCGACGCCGATATCGAAACCCGGCCGGTTCCGCGGCCGGGCAGTGCCGAACTCGCCGCATTCGTGGCGACGGTGGCCGCCGATGCGGAGCGGCGGCGCGCGGCCGGCGGGACCGAACCGCCGGACGCCGCGCTGGCGGAGGTGCGGCGTCTGCGCCTGGGGGCGGTCCGGGTTCCCGCGGAACTGGGTGGTGGTGGCTGGTCGGTCCCCGAACTGTTCGATCTGCTGATAGATCTCGCCGCGGCCGATCCGGATGTACCGCACATTCTGCGCATCCATTTCGGGTTCGCGGAGGAACTGCTGACCCGGCCGCGCACCGAGAAGAAGCAGCGGTGGCTGCCGTACGTGCTGGACGGAAAGCTGTTCGGCGGCGCGCTCACCGAGCTGAACAATCGGCCCGTCGGGAATTACTCGTACGACAGCACATTGGAGCCGCGGACCGACGGCGGATATGTGCTGAACGGCCGCAAGTTCTACAGCACCGGCTCGCGTTTCTCCGATTACATTCGGGTCAGTGCGAACCTTCGCGACGGCGCGTTGCTCACCGCGATCGTGCCCGCCGACCGGCAGGGTGTCGAACACGTCGACGACTGGGACGGTATCGGGCAGCGGCATACCGGCAGCGGCACCACCGTGCTCACGAATGTCGTTGTGGCGGAGGAGGAGACGCTGCCCTGGCGGGGTACGGATCTGCCGGTCGAGCCGCGGCAGGCGTTTCCGCAGCTGTATCTGCACGCGATCGCGGCGGGCATTCTGCGCTCGGTTGCCTCCGATGCCGCAGCGCTGCTGCGTAACCGGGCGCGAAATTTCGTGTTCGGGAATACCGAAGAGCCCCGGCACGATCCGCAACTGCTCGAGGTCGTCGGATCCCTGTCGGCGACGGCATTCGCTACCGAATCGGTCGTGCGGGCCGCCGCACAGGCGCAGTCGCGCTCCTACGAGGCCGCCCGCGCGACGGGTTTCGATGCGGACCTGGAGCACGAGGCGGCGCTGCTGGCGGCCCAGGCGAAGGTGGCGATCGAGGAGTCCGCGCTGCGGGCCGCCGGGCGGATCTTCGATGTCGGCGGTGCGTCGGCCACCCGGGCGTCGGTGCAGCTGGACCGGCACTGGCGGAACCTGCGAACTCTGTTCTCGCACAACCCGACCGTGTACAAGGCGCGGGCATTGGGTGACCTCCTGGTCAACGACACGCCACTGCCGAAGGCGGGACACTTCTGA
- a CDS encoding TIGR03564 family F420-dependent LLM class oxidoreductase has protein sequence MSASVPIGVSLWPRAGAANDVTDVIDLARTARQLGLRSLWFGQKYDLDSLVLAATVAQAVDEIGVGTSVVPINPRHPLLVAGQAQTVQAASSGRFRLGLGLGATALEFEAFGIREDKPVLHLREYLTALRELIENGTADIDGERIRTRPALPTTVHGGQGIPLLVAAMGPQALRATGELADGVIPFLAGPRTLGEHIVPRLERARPEQPVRPLQIVAGVIAVVTDRPDEVRADATDQLAFYEKIPSYRTVLDREGVERAVDLALIGDEKYVADGLRRYIDAGATELFVTQTDLGGPEDQLNTWRLLADLSS, from the coding sequence GTGAGTGCATCCGTGCCGATTGGAGTGTCGCTGTGGCCGCGGGCCGGGGCGGCCAACGATGTGACCGATGTGATCGACCTGGCTCGGACCGCGCGGCAGCTGGGCTTGCGGTCGCTGTGGTTCGGCCAGAAATACGACCTGGATTCGCTGGTGCTGGCCGCGACGGTGGCGCAGGCGGTCGACGAGATCGGGGTCGGGACCTCGGTCGTCCCGATCAATCCGCGCCATCCCCTGTTGGTGGCCGGCCAGGCGCAGACAGTGCAGGCTGCCTCCAGCGGACGCTTCCGGCTGGGACTCGGATTGGGCGCTACCGCACTGGAATTCGAGGCATTCGGCATCCGCGAGGACAAGCCGGTGCTGCACCTGCGTGAATATCTGACCGCCCTGCGAGAACTGATCGAGAACGGCACGGCCGACATCGACGGCGAACGCATCCGAACCCGCCCCGCGCTGCCCACGACAGTGCATGGCGGACAAGGGATTCCGCTGCTCGTAGCGGCAATGGGTCCGCAGGCTCTGCGGGCGACCGGGGAACTGGCCGACGGCGTCATCCCATTCCTGGCGGGGCCGCGCACCCTCGGTGAGCACATCGTTCCGCGTCTGGAGCGGGCCCGCCCCGAACAGCCCGTCCGCCCTCTGCAGATCGTAGCCGGGGTGATCGCCGTGGTGACCGACCGCCCGGACGAGGTCCGAGCCGACGCCACCGACCAGCTGGCCTTCTACGAGAAGATCCCGTCCTATCGCACGGTCCTGGACCGCGAGGGCGTCGAGCGCGCCGTCGACCTGGCCCTGATCGGCGACGAGAAGTACGTGGCAGACGGCCTGCGGCGCTACATCGATGCCGGCGCCACCGAGCTGTTCGTCACCCAGACCGATCTCGGCGGCCCCGAAGACCAGCTGAACACCTGGCGGCTCCTGGCGGACCTGTCGAGCTGA
- a CDS encoding TetR/AcrR family transcriptional regulator, with protein sequence MTGSNVPGEDDAAQSVAEEDRILDALWGDRLRPRRGPKPKLSVDLVVTAGIELADAEGLSGLSVARVAKNLETPLMSLYRYVRSKTELVALMLDSAIGPPPDVQAVERGWRARLEYWARENERVFREHPWALPLATMRRAVGPNEVAWLETGLTILEDVGLDDGEMLQVVLLVNSHARGNAQMAANAGDAAPGGGSLASVYAQIFRQDTAHAQYPVIARLYTGGALERGDESFGLERVLDGVQSYIENKNAD encoded by the coding sequence ATGACCGGCTCGAATGTACCCGGCGAAGACGATGCCGCCCAGAGTGTCGCCGAGGAGGACCGCATCCTGGACGCGCTCTGGGGGGATCGGCTGCGGCCGCGCCGCGGCCCCAAACCGAAACTCAGCGTCGATCTCGTGGTCACCGCGGGTATCGAATTGGCCGATGCGGAGGGGCTTTCCGGTCTTTCGGTCGCGCGGGTCGCGAAGAACCTCGAGACGCCGCTCATGTCGCTGTATCGCTATGTCCGGAGCAAGACCGAATTGGTGGCGCTCATGCTGGATTCCGCCATCGGGCCGCCCCCGGATGTTCAGGCGGTCGAGAGGGGCTGGCGGGCCCGGCTGGAATATTGGGCCCGCGAGAACGAACGGGTCTTTCGCGAGCACCCCTGGGCGCTGCCGCTGGCGACCATGCGGCGGGCGGTCGGACCCAACGAGGTTGCCTGGCTGGAAACCGGACTCACGATTCTCGAGGACGTCGGCCTCGACGACGGTGAGATGTTGCAGGTCGTTCTGCTGGTCAACAGCCATGCGCGGGGAAATGCGCAGATGGCGGCCAACGCGGGCGATGCCGCTCCCGGTGGCGGCAGTCTGGCCTCGGTGTATGCGCAGATATTCCGGCAGGATACGGCGCATGCGCAGTATCCGGTGATAGCCCGGCTGTACACCGGCGGCGCATTGGAGCGCGGGGACGAATCCTTCGGCCTGGAGCGCGTACTCGACGGTGTGCAGAGTTATATCGAGAACAAGAACGCCGACTGA
- a CDS encoding alpha/beta fold hydrolase — MSRLVSRRALLVGVGAAVAVSSCGPSAHASRREPTFVCVHTTNASGHWFAPLVAQLTAAGLRAVAVDLPGHGAQAYYPRAYQAPQNVAGLAVEPSPSAGLTLGDYVNHVVAVVRRVEPVILVGHADAGATLTLVADAVPELVSRLVYVAAGCCTAMPTLSDYMRSPDNAGAVQVPVVGDPAALGVTRINWRTHDPRDLATFHAALAHSYDDTGFRALLNQLQPDEPASIWGTAARGDPAAWGRVPRTYIRFDQDRTLTPAVQDRMIAEADALTPDNRFAVHTVGLPHAGPLDHPDIVTILRKLPETP, encoded by the coding sequence ATGAGCCGCCTCGTGAGCAGGCGGGCGCTGCTGGTGGGAGTCGGTGCGGCCGTGGCGGTTTCGAGCTGCGGTCCGTCCGCGCACGCTTCGCGGCGAGAGCCCACCTTCGTGTGCGTACACACCACCAATGCCTCGGGGCACTGGTTCGCGCCGTTGGTGGCGCAGCTGACCGCCGCGGGTCTGCGGGCGGTTGCGGTCGATCTTCCCGGACACGGTGCGCAGGCATACTATCCGCGCGCGTATCAGGCCCCGCAGAACGTCGCCGGGCTTGCGGTCGAGCCGTCGCCGAGCGCGGGCCTCACGCTGGGCGACTACGTGAATCACGTTGTGGCCGTGGTCCGCCGGGTGGAGCCGGTGATTCTCGTCGGTCACGCGGATGCCGGCGCCACGCTCACCCTCGTGGCCGACGCGGTGCCGGAGCTGGTCTCGCGGCTGGTCTACGTCGCCGCCGGTTGCTGCACCGCGATGCCGACGCTCAGCGACTACATGCGTTCGCCGGACAACGCCGGTGCCGTGCAGGTGCCCGTCGTCGGTGACCCGGCCGCGTTGGGTGTCACCCGGATCAACTGGCGCACGCACGATCCGCGCGACTTGGCGACATTTCATGCGGCCCTGGCGCATTCGTACGACGACACCGGTTTCCGTGCGTTGCTGAACCAGCTCCAGCCCGATGAACCCGCGTCGATATGGGGCACCGCCGCCCGTGGCGACCCGGCGGCATGGGGCCGAGTCCCGCGGACCTACATCAGATTCGATCAGGACCGGACGCTCACACCGGCCGTCCAGGACCGGATGATCGCCGAGGCGGATGCGCTCACCCCGGACAATCGTTTCGCCGTGCACACCGTGGGCCTGCCGCACGCCGGCCCGCTCGATCACCCCGATATCGTGACGATTCTCCGGAAATTACCCGAAACGCCATGA